GGACAACTTCATCGGGGTGTTCTTCGGTGCGCCGACGAACGAGTGGGGTTTCACCGACCAGGGGTTGTTCGAGGCCCTGGCCAACGCCCGCACCGTGACGAGCGAGTCCGAGCAGGAGAGCACCTACCAGGACATCAACGAGCAGATCATGACGCTCCTGCCGGGCATCCCGATCGCGAGCCCGGTCCCCTCGCTCGCCTTCGCCCCCGGCGTCGAGGGGTACACCGCCAGCCCCGTGCAGGACGAGGTGTGGAACACCGTCTCCGTGTCCGACTCCTGATGGGACCGGCCGCGCCGCGCCGGGCGGCGCCGTGCTGACGCCGCGCCGGGCGGCGCCGTGCTGACGCTCGTCGTGCGCCGCCTCGGACTGCTCGTGGTCGTCCTGTTCGGGTTGTCGCTGCTGCTGTTCGCCTGGGTCCGGGCCCTTCCGGGGGACCCGGCCCGGGCGCTGCTGGGCGAGAAGGCCACCCCGGCCGGCATCGCCGCGATCAACGAGCGGTACGGGTTCGACCAGCCGGTCTGGCAGCAGTACGTCACCTACCTCGGCCGGCTGCTGCGAGGCGACTTCGGCGCCTCGATCAACACCGGGGAACCGGTGGTGCGGACGTTCGCCGAACGGTTCCCCGCGACGATCGAACTGGCCGTCGCGGCGTTGCTGCTGGCGATCGTGGTGGGGATCCCGCTGGGGTACGTCGCGGCCCGCCGCCGCGGTGGCTGGCTGGACAACCTCGTCGTCGGCGGGTCGCTGCTCGGCGTCGTCGTCCCGGTGTTCTTCCTCGCCGTCATCCTCAAGTACGTCCTGGCCATCGAGCTCGGGTGGTTCCCCACCTCGGGCCGGCAGGACGCGCGCATCGACGCCACCCACGTCACGAACTTCTACGTGCTGGACGGGCTGCTGACGCGCGAGTGGGACGCCAGCTGGGACGCGCTCGTCCACCTCGTGCTGCCCGCCCTGGCCCTGGGGTCGATCCCGCTGGCCATCATCGTGCGCATCACCCGGGCCTCGGTGCTCGACGTCCTGGGCGACGACCACGTGCGCACCGCCCAGGCCAAGGGCCTGCCGCGCGCGATCGTCAGCCGCCGGCACGTCCTGCGCAACGCGCTGCTGCCGGTCTCCACCACGCTGGGCCTGCAGGCCGGGGCGCTGCTGTCCGGGGCGGTCCTGACCGAGACGGTGTTCTCCATCAACGGCATCGGCAGCTACCTGTTCGACGCCGTGACCCAGCTCGACTACCCGGTGCTGCAGGGGTTCATCCTCTTCATCGCCGTCGTGTACGCGCTCGTGAACCTCGTGGTGGACGTCAGCTACGGGTTCATCGACCCGAGGGTGAGGGTGTCGTGACCGCACTGGACGCGTTGCCGCCGACCGGACCCGGTTCGCCCGACGCGACGGGCGAGACGACGGGGCAGGCCGGGACCGGTCCCTGGCGCTCGGCCTGGCGGCGGTTGCGCCGCAACCCCGCCGGGATCGTGGGCGCCGTCATCGTCCTGCTCTTCGTCGTGGTCGCCGTCGCCGCCCCGCTGCTGGCGCCGTACCGGCCGGCCACCTCGGAGTGGTTCGGGCAGGTGACGCCCACCTCGGTGCCCGGTCCGAGCGCCGAGCACCCCCTGGGCCTGGACTCCTTCGGCTCGGACCTGCTGACGCAGCTGCTGTACGGCGCGCGCTCCTCCCTCGTCATCGGGGTCGTCTCCACCGGGGTCGGCCTCGCGGCCGGGGCCTTCCTGGGGGTCCTCGCCGGCGGGATCGGCGGGAAGGTCGACACCGTCGTCATGCGGGTCGTCGACGTGCTGCTGTCCATCCCCGGCCTGCTGCTGGCGGTCTCGGTCGCCGCGGTGCTCGGGCGCAGCGGGCTGGCCATCATGCTGGCCATCTCCGCGGCCCAGGTCCCGATCTTCGCGCGGCTGCTGCGGGCCTCGCTGCTGGCCCAGCGGGGCCAGGACTACGTCGTCGCGCTGCGCTCGCTCGGGCTGCGCCGGCGCAGCATCGTCGTGGGGCACATGCTGCCCAACTCCCTGGGGCCGGTGCTCGTGCAGGCCACGCTCACGCTGGCCACCGCCGTCATCGAGGTCGCCGCGCTCAGCTTCCTGGGCCTGGGCGACCCGAACCCCGCCGTCGCCGAGTGGGGACGCATGCTCGTCACCGCCCAGGCCCGGCTCGACCAGGCGCCGCACCTGGCGCTGTACCCCGGTCTGGCCATCGCCGTCACCGCGCTGGGGTTCACCCTGCTCGGCGAGGCGCTGCGCGAGGCCCTGGACCCCAGGAGTTCGCGATGACGCTGCTCGAGGTCGACGACCTGCGGGTGACGTTCTCCCGCAAGGGCTCACCCGACTTCACCGCAGTCGACGGGGTCTCCTTCGACGTCGAGGCCGGTGAGGTCGTCGGCCTGGTCGGGGAGTCCGGCTGCGGGAAGTCCGTCACGTCGCTCGCGGTCATGGGGCTGCTGCCCCGGCGCTCGGCCCGCGTCAGCGGGTCCGTCCGCTTCGACGGCACCGACCTGCTGACGGCCTCGCCCGCCCAGCTCGCCCGCCGCCGCGGCAAGGACCTCGCGATGGTCTTCCAGGACCCCATGACCTCGCTCAACCCCGTCCTGACGCTGGGCCGGCAGCTCACCGAGGTGCTGCGCGCGCACACCGGCCTGGACCGGGCGGCGGCGAGGAAGGAGGCCGTGGAGCTGCTCGGCCGCGTCGGCATCCCCGACCCGCGCCGGCGGGTGGGGGAGTACCCGCACCAGCTCTCCGGCGGGATGCGCCAGCGCGTCCTCATCGCCATCGCCCTGGCCTGCTCGCCGCGGCTCATCATCGCCGACGAGCCGACGACGGCCCTGGACGTGACGATCCAGGCGCAGGTGCTGGACCTGCTGACGGGGCTGGTCCGGGAGTCGGGCACGGCGATGGTCCTCATCACCCACGACCTCGGCGTCGTGGCGGGCACGTGCGACCGGGTCAACGTGCTGTACGCGGGCAAGGTCGTCGAGCAGGCCCCGCGCGCCGAGCTGTTCGCCCGGCCGCGGCACCGGTACACCGAGGGGCTGCTGGCCGCCGTCCCCCGGGTCGACGCCCCCGAGGGCGTGGCCCTGCGGCCCGTGCCCGGCTCGGTCCAGGACCGGCTGCCGTGGGACGTGGGCTGCGCCTTCGCCCCCCGCTGCGGCGTGGCCGACGACGCCTGCCGCACCGGGGCGATCGGCCTGGACGCGGCCGGTGGCCCCGTCGCGCACTCCGCCCGCTGCGTCCACCCCGCCGAGCTGGAGGTCTCACGATGACCGTGCCCGCGCCGTCGCCCCCGGGGACGGGGGACGCGCTGCTGTCCGTGCGCGACCTGCAGGTCCCCTACCCGATCCGCTCGGGGATCCTGCAGCGCCGCGTCGGGGCCGTGAGGGCCGTCGACGGGGTCTCGCTCGACGTCGCCCGCGGCACGACCTACGGCCTCGTGGGGGAGTCCGGCTGCGGGAAGTCGACGCTGGGCCGGGCCGTGCTGCGCCTGGAGGAACCCACCGGCGGGTCCGTGCACCTCGACGGCCGCGACGTCCTCGCCCTCGGCGCCGAGGAGCTGCGCCGGGAGCGCCGGCGCATGCAGATGGTCTTCCAGGACCCCCTGGCCAGCCTCGACCCGCGCCAGAGCGTCGAGAGCGCCCTGACCGAGCCCCTGGCCGTGCACCGCGCCCCGGGTGGCCCCCCGGCCTGGCGCACCCGCGTGCGCGGGCTGCTGGACCGGGTCGGGCTCCCCGCCGGGGCGGGCGCGAAGTACCCGCACGAGTTCTCCGGGGGTCAGCGCCAGCGCGTCGGGATCGCCCGCGCCCTCGTCCTGGACCCCGCGCTGCTCGTGGCCGACGAACCGGTCTCGGCCCTCGACGTGTCCGTCCAGGCCCAGGTCCTCGTCCTGCTCGAGGAGCTGCAGCGCGACCTCGGGCTGACGTACCTCGTCATCGCGCACGACCTCGCGGTCGTCAAGCACGTCTCGACGACGGTCGGGGTCATGTACCTCGGCGGACTCGTCGAGGAGGGCCCCAGCGCGGACCTGTACGACCGCCCGCTGCACCCCTACACCCGGGCGCTGCTGTCCGCCGCGCCCGTGCCCGACCCCGTCGCGGAGGCCGCGCGCGAGCGGATCCGCCTCGTCGGGGACCTGCCCAGCCCGGCCGACCCGCCCTCGGGCTGCCGGTTCCGGACGCGCTGCCCGTGGGTGCAGGGGACCCGCTGCCACGACGAGCGCCCGCAGCTGCGCGTGCCGGCCGGGCACCCCCCGCAGCACCGGGTGGCCTGCCACTTCGCCGAGCAGATCGAGGCGGGGGAGCTGACGGCGCACCACGGGGCCGACCCCGTCGTGCTCGGCCCCGCGTGATCGCGGCCCCGCCGTGGCCGGCCCGCCGTTGCAGGCCCGTGACCTGGGTGGATAGGTTCACCCGGACCACCGGGGCACCCGTCCTGGGAGCGCTACGACCCGAGGTGATGAAGTGGCTCTGCCTCCCCTGACCGCCGAACAGCGCGCCGCCGCCCTGGAGAAGGCCGCGGCGGCCCGCCGCGAGCGGGCCGAGGTCAAGCACCGCCTCAAGTACACCGGCGGCAGCCTGGAGGAGGTCATCGAGGAGGGCCAGGAGAACGAGGTCCTCGGCAAGATGAAGGTCTCCGCCCTGCTGGAGTCCCTGCCGAACGTGGGCAAGGTCCGCGCCAAGCAGATCATGGCGGAGATCGGCATCTCGGAGTCGCGGCGCGTGCGCGGCCTGGGCGCCCACCAGATCGCCGCCCTCGTCGAGCGCTTCGGCTCCGCCGCCGGGAGCGCGTCCTGAACGCTGTGCAGTCCCCGCACCACCGCCTGACCGTCCTCGCCGGTCCCACCGCCGTCGGGAAGGGCACCGTCTCGGCCGACCTGCGGGCCCGGTACCCCGACATCTGGATCTCCGTCTCGGCCACCACGAGGGCGCAGCGGCCCGGCGAGGTCGACGGCGTGCACTACCACTTCGTCTCCGAGGAGACGTTCGACGGCTACGTCCGCGACGGCGAGCTCCTGGAGTGGGCCCGCGTCCACGGCCGGCACCGCTACGGCACCCCGCGCGGGCCGGTCGCGCAGGTGCTGGCCTCGGGCCGCCCGGCGCTGCTGGAGATCGACCTCGCCGGTGCCCGGCAGGTCCGGCAGGCCACGCGGGGCACCGACCTGGAGGCCGGGTTCGTCTTCCTCGCCCCGCCGAGCTGGGACGAGCTGGTCCGCCGCCTCGTGGGCCGGGGCACCGAGACCGAGCAGGAGCGCGAGCGCCGGCTGGAGACCGCGCGCGTCGAGCTGGCCGCCGAACCGGAGTTCGACGTGACCATCTACAACGACGACGTGCACCGGGCCACGGACGAGCTCGTAAGATGGATGGGTCTGCCGGTCAGCTGACCGGCTCTTTCGACGCGAGGAGAACTGATCGTGGCTGGAACCGTCGCGGCGCCCGAGGGCATCACCAACCCGCCCATCGACGACCTGCTGACGGTCGCCGACTCCAAGTACGCCCTGGTGATCTACGCGGCCAAGCGCGCCCGTCAGATCAACGCGTACT
This genomic window from Kineococcus mangrovi contains:
- a CDS encoding ABC transporter ATP-binding protein, with the translated sequence MTLLEVDDLRVTFSRKGSPDFTAVDGVSFDVEAGEVVGLVGESGCGKSVTSLAVMGLLPRRSARVSGSVRFDGTDLLTASPAQLARRRGKDLAMVFQDPMTSLNPVLTLGRQLTEVLRAHTGLDRAAARKEAVELLGRVGIPDPRRRVGEYPHQLSGGMRQRVLIAIALACSPRLIIADEPTTALDVTIQAQVLDLLTGLVRESGTAMVLITHDLGVVAGTCDRVNVLYAGKVVEQAPRAELFARPRHRYTEGLLAAVPRVDAPEGVALRPVPGSVQDRLPWDVGCAFAPRCGVADDACRTGAIGLDAAGGPVAHSARCVHPAELEVSR
- a CDS encoding ABC transporter permease, producing the protein MLTLVVRRLGLLVVVLFGLSLLLFAWVRALPGDPARALLGEKATPAGIAAINERYGFDQPVWQQYVTYLGRLLRGDFGASINTGEPVVRTFAERFPATIELAVAALLLAIVVGIPLGYVAARRRGGWLDNLVVGGSLLGVVVPVFFLAVILKYVLAIELGWFPTSGRQDARIDATHVTNFYVLDGLLTREWDASWDALVHLVLPALALGSIPLAIIVRITRASVLDVLGDDHVRTAQAKGLPRAIVSRRHVLRNALLPVSTTLGLQAGALLSGAVLTETVFSINGIGSYLFDAVTQLDYPVLQGFILFIAVVYALVNLVVDVSYGFIDPRVRVS
- the gmk gene encoding guanylate kinase codes for the protein MQSPHHRLTVLAGPTAVGKGTVSADLRARYPDIWISVSATTRAQRPGEVDGVHYHFVSEETFDGYVRDGELLEWARVHGRHRYGTPRGPVAQVLASGRPALLEIDLAGARQVRQATRGTDLEAGFVFLAPPSWDELVRRLVGRGTETEQERERRLETARVELAAEPEFDVTIYNDDVHRATDELVRWMGLPVS
- the mihF gene encoding integration host factor, actinobacterial type gives rise to the protein MALPPLTAEQRAAALEKAAAARRERAEVKHRLKYTGGSLEEVIEEGQENEVLGKMKVSALLESLPNVGKVRAKQIMAEIGISESRRVRGLGAHQIAALVERFGSAAGSAS
- a CDS encoding ABC transporter permease, yielding MTALDALPPTGPGSPDATGETTGQAGTGPWRSAWRRLRRNPAGIVGAVIVLLFVVVAVAAPLLAPYRPATSEWFGQVTPTSVPGPSAEHPLGLDSFGSDLLTQLLYGARSSLVIGVVSTGVGLAAGAFLGVLAGGIGGKVDTVVMRVVDVLLSIPGLLLAVSVAAVLGRSGLAIMLAISAAQVPIFARLLRASLLAQRGQDYVVALRSLGLRRRSIVVGHMLPNSLGPVLVQATLTLATAVIEVAALSFLGLGDPNPAVAEWGRMLVTAQARLDQAPHLALYPGLAIAVTALGFTLLGEALREALDPRSSR
- a CDS encoding ABC transporter ATP-binding protein, which encodes MTVPAPSPPGTGDALLSVRDLQVPYPIRSGILQRRVGAVRAVDGVSLDVARGTTYGLVGESGCGKSTLGRAVLRLEEPTGGSVHLDGRDVLALGAEELRRERRRMQMVFQDPLASLDPRQSVESALTEPLAVHRAPGGPPAWRTRVRGLLDRVGLPAGAGAKYPHEFSGGQRQRVGIARALVLDPALLVADEPVSALDVSVQAQVLVLLEELQRDLGLTYLVIAHDLAVVKHVSTTVGVMYLGGLVEEGPSADLYDRPLHPYTRALLSAAPVPDPVAEAARERIRLVGDLPSPADPPSGCRFRTRCPWVQGTRCHDERPQLRVPAGHPPQHRVACHFAEQIEAGELTAHHGADPVVLGPA